GAGTTCAGATAAGGAATTAATCCAGAGGTCACAACTGGTCAGAACTCAGCATTGTGAAAACCAGAAACTCTTCGTGgtttcaaatttaaaaagaaattcttcCGGGGGGAGAAGTGGAAGCATGACTGTTTCTCGTTCCCCTTGATCCTtccaggggatggggaaggggaagaaaatggggggggggaggggagaaacggGGGCTAACATTTTTGAATTGAAAACCAATCTGCATTTTTGTCCAAAGCCATTTTCCGTTCATGCTGGCATCCTTCCTCCCTAAAAATCCCCTACCTCTACCTCTACCTGAGACTGCATCTGGCAGCTACATTTGACCCCAACTGCATAAAGCCAGACATCTCAAGGGCAAAGCCTTCTCCACTGAAAGACCATGCGCTACACTGGGACTGCTGGCACCTCGTGGTGTAAAACTCCCCAGGCTGACTTGGCTCTtggatcccccctccccacaggtgTCCCCGTGATGAGACCGTGATGTACATCAATGATATCGGAAATAGCACCATGGCAAAGTTCAGCTTCCAGATGTTCCAATTTGTCAACTACTCGGAGGTGTTCCTGCACTGCCGAGTCCGCCTGTGCCTCCCCGATGGCCCTGAGCCCTGTGCAAAGGTGAGGTCCCCTCTGCCCCTCTCACTGCGAGCGGGACTTGTTGGAAACCCTTCTCCTCTGAGCTGCCTTAGCTGCGGCAGAGGGCTCTGCTCTGACCCTACCCTGGATTCAGCTAACCGTTGGCTACAGGCCTCTCCCTGTGGAATTGTCACTTAACAATAAGGATCCATTGGACCCGTTTTCTTTAAGACTTGCCTCCCTTGTGGGGCCTGTAAATCAGATAGTGGGACCTGCACAGGAGAGCACTCCTGCAGCATGACCATATGGGGCCCCATTAAGGGCCCTtatctctgtctgtctatctgcATTACTACAATGCTAGCAGCTCTAGTCACAAGCCAGGACCCCACCGTGCTAGGCAGGGTACAAACATATACCAAAGAGACTGGCCCTGCCccaaaagagctgacaatctgtGCTGGGCCTCAGATTTGCCCCAGTTCTTTCAGCAGCTCTCTGACTCTCCTTGCTTCCAGAAAGAACAGAGCATGACAGTGCTGCCTCTTAAGAGGCAGCTGCCCAGTGATGGAGAgcctcttctcctttccctcaGAGCTCCAAGATTACGTTATGGAGGGCTTTTACTTTAACCTCCCCTTTAATGATAGCTGGTTCCATCCAGTTCATTGGTCTGCCTGGCTGCTGGATAAATGAACTGAAAACATCTCCTGTAGCTAGTAGAAGGTTCCTGGGACCATGCAAGTGGAGGCTTTTCACTGCCAGTAAGTTGGGCTTGATCTCCAGAGGACGGGCTCTTCCTATATGGCACGGGAGGGAAAAAAGCAAGAGTCCCATCCTGCCCCCATGTCCTAGCTTTCTTCTCTCTGTTCCGCTCACAGCAATGTCCCAGGAAGACGAAAAGCAAGAGGGCACTTGAGGAGGACTACAAGAAGATTGTCTCTTATGGACCCATCCATCTCCTCGCCTCTCCCCTTTCTGGAGCACGGAGTGCTGAGTCGGGGACAAAACTGCAGGACCTTTGGGGTATGTATGTCCCTCCTGGTTACCTGTACAAAGCCAGTTGAGTAGGAACAGTCCAATCACAATTGCCCCCTGTTACATATAGCCCCGTTAAAGGAGGCTGTTAAGATCTCTCCCCTGCAATATGGCAGTTTGGGGTCTTTCAGCCTGTCGCATCTCAACGCTCCTATGTTGTGTTCTGCAGTGACTAGAAGTCTCAAGATGTAGAATGTGTATAGAGCCTAGTCTGCCCCACCGAATCTGCCTCTTCCTAGACCAGACATCTGCCATGGCACAGAGTCATTTGGAAGACCAGGGAATGGCTTGGAGAGGAGCTGATGGCAGGAAGCCTGTAGAATCCAGTGATTAAGGGCCAGGCTTTTTGAGAGCTTGGTGCTCCACATGCTGAGTGCTTTTGCAAATTGGTGGGTGCTGGGCTctctggagaatctggccctaaatgttaTGAGTGAGGGACTGGTTAAGATCAGGGCTTCAGATTTTTGGTGTTAACTGACAAATGCCAATAAAACATCCAGATCCAAAAAACAAAATCGGTGTTTATTCAATAAAATGCTGGAAATGGTGATTTGTACCTAGAGAGCTTGTCTACACGGAGCAGTAATGCGGACTACAGGAATGTGACTTCTAAAGCACACTGTGTTGTGCATGaattggtctgtgtagatccTGCCGATGCACACCAAGGTTCCCAAGTGTGCTGTAACATTTGAAGCTGTCCTACATTAGTGTGCACTGGCGAACATTACAAGGAGATGACTCACTATGGTATGAGTGTAATAAGTATTGTGTATATctgggatcggcaacctttggcccgcagcCCGCCagagtaagccccctggcagcgctgggacggtttgtttacctgccgtgtccgcaggtttggctgatcgcactggccgcggttcactgctccaggccaatgggggctgcaggaagcagaggccagcacatccctcagcccatgccacttcccgcagcccccattggcctgggacgttAAACCACGGCCAGTgtgagccacgatcggccaaacctgtggacacagcaggtaaacaaactggcctggcctgccagggggcttaccctggtgggttCCGGACCAAAGGTTTCTGATCTTGTGTGCGTGTACAAAGTGCCTTGAAAAACTCCCAATTTTGGGGGCcatctacataaaactcaaatGGCTAAAAATAAGCCCTAATTCAGAGACAGCCTAGAAGTACACAGGCCTTATGGGCCAAGTGTGTCTTTGCTGTAGTGCAGTGTGTCCTACTCACTGGTGTGGAGATCAGTAGCCATCATGGCTCTTGCATATCACGAAGTGACCCCACCTTCCCAGGCCTACTGCAGTGGCAGGCTCTCTACTGAGGAATACAATTCTGGTTCTTCCTTGTAACTGCTTTCTTTTTTAGGGCCACACCTGTGGATTCCTGGTGCCCTGGTAACGCTGATCATAGCCAGCCTCTTTGTTCTGGTTGCTATCGCTAAAGCCATGAAGAAATGAGTGATATCAAGAGAGCATAATTTCTAAATAAACCTGCCACTTGCAAAGAGGGCGTCTGTCTACTTCTTTaaacaaacttctctggaagaacAGGCTGCTTGTTTAGAGGAGGGAAGCTGGTATAATGCTCAAATGGTTCAACCACTTGAGTCTCTTGGCTGCTTATGTTCTCTTGTGCCTATAGCTGCTGACACGGAGCAGAATTTCCCAGTATATCCCACAACATCTAAGCCCCTATGAGCAAGTGCTGTGCTGGATTTACAAAGCTTAACCACTCTATGGAAACAAAGGTGGTGATGGGCTGGAGCCGTCAGCCAGCAAACAGGATATTAGGGGAGACTTGCAAAGGGCAGTGAGGTGCTCGAGCCCATTCCAACCACTGGGCTGGGTGCTTAACACTACTTTGTGCCTCTGACAATCCTTCCCCCTGCTGTCCCCAAGAGTGTTGGTTTTAAagggaatgcatccgatgaagtgagctgtagctcacgaaagcttatgctcaaataaattggttagtctctaaggtgccacaagtcctcctgttctttttgcaaatacagacttacacggctgctactctgaaaccggtttTAAAGGGGATGGTGATGCGCTATGCTGGTTAACCACTGAAACAGCGAGCTGCAAGTGTTGGTTCCCCAAGGCACTTCCTGAATGGAAACACTTACGGGAAGAATGATGGGGCTGTTGCTGTGGGAACCAAAACTTTAGAACTTCCTGACCTGTCTAAATCCTCCAGCTGGTCAATGCTTTAacatctgcttcctctcccagccAGCCTGTTCTTGCCCATAACCTCTTGCCGCCAGTATCTATCTGGCTATCCATCTGAATGCACCGCAGGTGATTTCTCCATGCAGTGGGGCTCATTGATACATGCCATACCCAAGAGACTTGGACTCTTTTAAACACCAGCAGTGATGCATCCCATGATCTTTACGTAGTTGGAGGTGTTGCGATTCAAGCCAAACCTTTGCCTGGAGCAAGCTTTCTAGCAGGTTGAATGCTTCACCGTGAACGCAGAGGTTTGGGTGACTTTAGTGAAATCTGCAAGTTTGGGCACAGTGGGCACAAATCTATTGAACTATACACCTGTAAGTGATTACCCTAGGAACCCTCAGAAAGAGGCATGTGGCTGTTTGGAGCAATGTAATGACTCATGTCTGCTTAAGGGAGAACAGACTCTTTGTAACTGGGTGCAGTTCCATAATTCTGCATGGAAATTGTAGTAATTGCTCATTTGCATAGCCAAATTAGCACAAGTGCAGAGCCTCCCCTACAGGAACTGTGAGCTCTGGCCTGTGTATGACTATACACTAAGTATAAAAACCTCTTGCATTACTTTACCTAGAATTACTCAATAACAGTTCTTGCTACCCCTAAGTATTTCAGGGACTGTTAATGCCATTTAGGAGGCTATTCTGTACATAAGTGGTGAATGAGGTGTCTTGAGCCTGTTTGTAAAAGCAGCCATTGCAGTGAAATCGGTTCATGCTTCAAACCATGCCCTTTTTCAGGAGAGGTGCAGATCGGGCAACTCTGTACCCAAAGGAAAGGAGTAAGCAGAGAATATGGAGAGAGATCTGCTGCCCCCAGACTTCTGATTGTGTGCTCAGTGTCACACCCTGGAGATTCCCAGTGGTGTCAGGAGGGAATAATCTCAATATGCAGGGTATATTAATTCACTTATTTATTCAAAAGTCCTCAGCTGTACATGTGCAGTGCCATGGATTAGAAATGGGTACAGGAATTTTGATGGAATGGCCTAGTGCATAATGGAGTTCCCACTGATAAATGGAAgagctgctttttcaactccagggaatgaggagggagagagaaataagtCAGCCCATCAAGCCTCTGCAGCTCTGAGAGATGTGTGCACCCTTTTACCTATCTGTATTTATTGGAATGTGCTAACTGGGAATTGTTCCCAGGAGCCAACTTATTCCCCATTAATATATAGCAAGAGAGACACCTGCAAAAGGGGGGACAGAATCCTCTTATCTGATTGTGCTGTAGCTCAGTTAAACTCCATCCATGAACCTGTAGTGACTATCAGGGTTCACCCCTGTCCTGCTGCACTTAAAGATTTTCCTGCTGGCTCAATTCCTAACCCCTGGTCCTCTTCCGCCTTAACTAAAAGGGCAAAACTATAGAGCTTGAATCCATCAAGCTTATGCCTAGAAGTCTCCATTCAGATCTcattcctcttctctctctcaagaGGGAGCTCCTTAGAAGAAAAATCCAATGGGAGTaaagtgcttaaatacctttgcagATCTTGACCTAACTGAGTAAGGGGCAGTTGTGAGCCCACAAGAAAGCTGTGATGATCTGCAGGGACATTAGCTGAAGTGCTCTAGCTGAAGTAGGTGAGATGCCAGGTGCTCTAGGCTCTGTCTTCAGGTAACCAAGGCCCCTTAATCAGACAGAGAGGTTGGCTTCTGTGAAGAGTTTCTCTTATGGCAAATCAATTTCACAGTGGGGTAAACTGAGCCATAGCTGGTAGCCTTGGGCAAATAACTTGACTCCTCTGTGCCACGGTTCATCCATCTGTAAGGAAGGTATTATTCTGATCCTCATGCAGTGCATCAGGTTCAGAACAAGGCACAGAACACAGGCCActtagagcagggaactggaagTGACTGCTAGACAaaactcctctcccccaccccaccatgggaaGGAGCACAGAAAGGGGCTCATCTACTGCATGATTGTGCTTGCCAAGCATGCCTAAGCACGGCTCTCCACCTTGCTAGCGCCCTGCCCATCCCTCTCCGTTCATTGAGGAAGCTATGTGGACTGGGCAAATTCCTCTGAACTAGCCCCACTCTGCCTGGAAGAGAAGCTGGGCCTACAGttagctgtgggaagcggtggtgACTTTCCCATTCTTGCCGCTGCTGGAAGAGGATGTGGTTGCTCCTTTCTTTGGATAGTAGAGAACAGCGAACCAGATGAATATGAAGAGACCTGTGGAGATAGAAAGGCCTCGGTCAGGGTGGAAACGTTGGAATCTGTCCTGCTGGCGAATGCTATGGCTAATGGCCCAGGGACCTTTACCAGCACAAGTTTGAACCTAGCCTCATGAGCTCTTAGTACACACAGGTGAAAGCGGAGATTGGCTTATACACCATTCCAGGGGGAATGTCCCGTCTCCTGCTGCCTCAGCAAGCCCATGGACTTCCGAGGTGAAGCTGAAGGAAGCTCCTAAACTCACTTGCCCTAGCCGAGCCGCTGTTAATGGTCCAGCCCTCGCTAAAGGGGGGATTCCGAAGAGTAAACTCTTGCAGGGGGAGAGTGCAGGTGGGGTGGTAGCCACCTGCGTgccatccctcccaccccctgagaGCTACATCCCTCGCTCCGGGGGCAGGCAGCTCTTTAGCTCTGTGCTCCGCAGAATGCTGCAGTTGGGCCTGGCCCCCCAGAACTGCCTTCCTCTTCAGCGGGGAAGTGTGGCCTGCAGAgaggtcccagcatgcactgctctagCTACGAGAGGTCTGAATGGCTTTCCGTTCGGTTCAGGATGTAGCACTGTTCTTTGGGACCTACAGCGCTAGGGGGTCACATCTCTCTATTAAAGGGGAGGGCAGCTGCGATCTGGTCCACCCTGAGCCGCAGCTGCGGCCCTCCAGCCTGGGGCGAGTTGCCAGCGTAGCCGCTCGGCAATGCCTGGGCACCTTTGGTATGCCGTGCCGCCTGGCCTTGTGCTTTAGCTGGGAGCTGTGCCCTGACCTTGGAGAGAGTTCAGTACTGTGAAGAGGTACGCTGCAGGCACGGACATGGCGCCGTAGGTGAAGAAGGCCAGCCCCCAGGTGCCTCCCAGCAGGCAGGAGAGGCCTAGCACTGTGAGGCCCCCCTTCCAGGCCtgtattttctcctccttccccgcTGTGACGTGCTGCAGGCTGAACAGCTTCCAGGCTACGACCACGAGGACCAGGGTGTTGAAGAGGAGGATCAGGCCGAAGTAGCTGCAGTTGGTGACGTAATGGACCACCAAGTGAGCGGAGTCTATCCAGCACCTGCAAGGGACAACACAGTGAGCCTGGACGGCAGGTCTAAGTTGtcagagctggggtgggtggcAGGCAATGGAATGGGGCCGCACACCAAGAAATTGCTCCTGTATGGATCGGTGCACGTGGCTCTCCCAGCATGGGGACCCCTCTTCATAGAGTCCCTCCTAGAAGGCAGGGCCGGGTGCTTTCAGAAGGGGGGTGCGGGTAGAAGGTTGACAGGGTCTGTGGTCGGGAATGCCCCGGTGCTAGCGCGCCCCTGGTCTGTGATGTTGGGCAGTGACGTTCTTCCCCCTCTCTCATCTCGGGAACTCCAGCGAGCGCTGCAGCAGCCAGCGAAGCCCAAAGACACGTGGCAGTGGTGTGTACCGGGATAGGGCAAGCAGCCCTTTTAAACACAGGCTTCCCGTGGGCTGGAGCGGCCAAGCTCTAGGAATGGCCTCCACTCCCATCCCTAGGCCATATGATCCTGCCAGGAGCAGGCTGGAGCACGGATGCTGAAGGCCAGATCCTGCTTTCCTTGTTTTCCCCAATTCCCCGCTGAGGTCCGTGGGAGCCTCGGCTGCCCAAGGAAGGCACAACTGGGTCCTGAGTCTTCCCCTTTCACTTCTACAGCGGGTGGTGTCCCCATGTCACGGCTGGGGCACAGTCTGGGCGTAGCGCTATGCAGGGGGAGTGCGTGAGTCCTCCATGAGGGGAGGCTGCACGTGCCTGGACTGTGGCCCCACCCTGAAGcccacccctgctcagctgccgcTTCCTGaagccccacccatgctccacccctgGCCCTGCTAAGCCCCCTCCCCGAAGCCCCCCCACCCGCTACTCCCTGGCTGCCCACTCACTGCTTGTGCGTGCCTCTTCACCCCGTCCTGCGAGGCCCCCATGCGGGCAGAGCTGGGACGGGAAGAGGCGAAGCCGTGGGGGAAGAGCACGAgtgggagcggggccttgggATGGAGCACAGGCCAGGCTACAGCTGGGGCACCCACCCTTTCAACAGCGGTGCGCTCCAAAGGCGGTgggctggctgtctggggaggcttAGCTTCCCCTGGCCTCTTCTACCTGCCGCCTCTGGAGCTATGCAAGGGCCGCCCTGCAGTGAACGGGGTGGGCTCATTAACACCGCTGCAGCAAGCTTTTAGTGCTTAACCTTGAACAGAGGGCGAAGCTGAGGAGCAAAGAAAAGATGGGTCCAGTTTCCTTTCTAAGGCAGCAAAGGAACAGGAGCGGGCTTGCTTTGCCCAAGCCGAGACCCAGCTAATCCACACCACCGAGAGCCAGGAGCGAGGGTGCAACTTACAGGGTGACGGTGGTCCGGTTGGCCATATCCATAATGGTGTATTTTCCATAGCTGTTCATGCTGCCAGTGATGGTGACCACGAGAGCAGGGAAGCCTGAAAAAGCAAAGGGAGGGGTCCGTGAATGCCCGAGGAAGGGGGAGATGGGTGGctattttttctttctgtttctaaACGCTCTGACCTCTTGTCCATCTACGCCCAGGTCCAGACGTGGTCTGAGACAACAGGCAAATCTCAGTGGACACAAACTGTTTTAAGAAGCCATTTTGCGGGGCTGTGATATCATTTGGAGACTTAGGCTGGGTGGGCTCTGGTCTCCTTCTCCTATACTCCCAGCAGTGTTGCTGTGCCTTGTGAACCgctgctgtgccccaccccaaGGGTGGGGGGGATTGATCTCTGATAAAGGTAGATATTTAAAATCCAGAGGATCTAACCTTCTTACTAAGGGAGGTAAGACTTTGGTCCCAAACAGGTTGGCTGTGTCCTTTTAAGAGCTGGCCCTAAGCTCGCCATGGCTAGGGAGCCcaccgttgagcctgacaatccaGCCCCTAGCAAGCTGGGGGAGATGCAGCCTACCCCAGCCGACGAGGGACAGCTTCGCCATGTAGTGCCGCATGTAGATGTTGGTGACTTTGATGACCAACAGGTAGAGCTGAAAGGCCTCAATGGCCATCCAGGTGAaacagcagagcagggagtagTGGGTGAAGCCTCCGATGCCCTTGCATAGCCCTGTATGGCCCAGGCTGAAGATCCGTCTGTTCAGCAGGTAGGCCAGGTTCAGGAGGAGCAGGCTGCTCGTAAGGTTCACGTGGATCTTGGCCGTGTCATTGGACTTGAATATTTTGTAAGCGAACCTGAAAGCGAAATGAGGCTCAATGAAGACCCAAGACAGCTCAGGAAAAGACTGACACCCATCAGAGAGCATCGCTGCTCTCAGAGCTCCCATTCCCCGCTGCCTCTTAGGAAATCAAGGAGCGGTTACTCTCATCCTTCACTGGGGGTGAGATAGGCCCATGAATGTGGGTTGTTGATTTAATTTCTCCcaccatggagagagagagagagagagagacgttaACGCTGGAACTTCCTAATGAaacacagagcagagagagacGTGGCACGACCCAGGGGAAAACAAAGGACCCggctgggggaagagaggatgagaggggaggagactggaagccctttggggcagagactcttTTGTTGTTGGTATTTGTGTGCATGGAGACCAACACGACAGCACCCTAGTCCCTGGTCTCTGGGCCCTACCGCAATCCAAGTGACTGGCAGAAAATGAGACACTCAGAGGCTGCCCCTTGCAACGGGGTGACTGCGGCGCGAGGGATGCCTCAGGAACGCCGGACCATGGACGGTTCTTGCTTCCCTTCCCCTTGACTCGGGGGGGATTTGGGGCCAGTCTCAGCCCTGGTGTACGCAGATGGTACAaccagtgaagtcactggaacTGCACCAGTTTACACTAGGGCTGAGCTTGGCCCATAGACTCTGCGTTTGCCCAGTTCCAGGCTCCAGCGGGAGGGCTGTATAGGGAGGGTGGGGATGCCAGGAACATTCAGAGAGAGCCCGAGAGAGAAACTGGAAGTGTCCTACCTTAGAGCAAAGTACAGGCTGATGTTGAGGGCTGAGAAGACCACAGAAATCCCACAGCCGACATCTGCGATAGTAAATAACTTCTGGGCTGTGGCATTGTCTAGGGACGGATTCTGTCAAATACACACACAGGTGCTGGGTTACCACAGGCGCGGGCCGGTGCGACAGCGGTCAGCAGAGGACGCGAGAACACAGGCAGCTTAACAGCCTGCTGGAGCCGCTGGGACGGCAACGCTGACCTTCtgggcagggttggggtggggattaaagggagggctgctgctgcaggtccAGCTTGGAACGCCCCTGGGTGAAGAGAAGGGGAGTGGAGCGTGAGAGAGCTAAGTGCAGCACAAAAGGAGAGATGTGGTTCTGAGCAGACCAGTCACTCCTGCCATGTCCTGTAAAGATGGGCGAAGAAGGAGCGGGGATTATCTATGGTTGCAATGGACAGTAAAGACTGGGCAGCACCTCAAACTGGGAGGCGAGAATTTAAGTCTCTCTGCCTTGGTATTGCAGGCCAGATGCTTAGCTGGAGAACATCCCCCTCCGCCATCCAGCCACTGAAGGTGTTGGGTTGGGTTTGTTGCTGATTAGAGACCAGGGGCTTGGAGAGGTGGAGCCCAGCTTtgtcactggagctgggctgacTTTCTACAGGCCTCAGATGAGGTGTAAACGTACAGCCATCATGCCAGTTCATATATGGAACAGCTCCAGCGCAGATTGGACCTGGCCTCTGGAGCTCAGGATGGAGCAGGCAGCAGAAGCCAATGTAAAAGCAGTAGGTACAGACGATACGTGATACCATTAAGAGGGTGAAGAAGGTCAGGTGATCACAGCAGCACATGGTCCCCCTGTCTCTGAGTTCAGTGAGGCAGCCAGATGTGTTCCATCCTCCGTGCCTGCCTGCAAAAGTCACACGGAGAAACCACGGAGTGGAAACCAAGCACATCCTCAATCCTCGCTACGCACAGCCACCAATGAGAAACGGAAGCTGAATGGCCCTGCAAGTGCCCTGGAGACCTCAAAGCGAGTGCCCTGGAGACCGAGTAAAGCCTCCAGTTTGGGGAGGGGATGGTGAAGGAAAGGACGTGGGGTGGGATGAAGGCCTCATCTGTCATGGCTTGCAAAGACCATGGTATAGGCTCAGATGCGATACTGATGGGGGACATATACATACATAGGTTGGTGTCTGTCTAGCCTATGAGAACAAAGGACATATACCATGTGACCGCCTCTGGCACAGCCAGAGCCTGGACATTAAGTTATTAAATGTGAAATACATCTTGAGGCAGAGATGATGAGGGGAGAGGCCCATCAGATACATGTACCCGGGCTGGTATTTCTGTGCAGGTTCCTCTATCGCCCACCTGGCTACAGGGAACTTCTGAGCTCTGCTCACCAGAGGCCTCTCTGGGGATTATTCTAACAATACATTGGCTCTCGTGGTTCCTGCCTGCCTGAGGGCCTGCCCCCACGCCGTTCAACAGGAACGGACCCCGGACTGGGCACTTCAAATTTGTGAGCAATTGCagttaaaacacacaaaaagccAAACATGTCAAGCAACCGCAGCCCAACCAATTCTGAGTGAGCGCCGGCACCCAGGGGTGTCCATGTTGCCTTCCAGACAAGGCCTCGGCGCTGGAGGGCGCAGGCGCTCCACCGAGGTGAAGAGGCAGactggccctgccccactgctcctAGCTCTCAGCACAGAGGGGTTGGCAGGGCGGCAGGGTCCCGCGGATCTAGTCCCACCCCGGTAGGCCCGAGGTGCAGTCCTTTCTGGACGCGTGGCTTGTCTCTGCAAGACTTTTCCTGCTCTCGTCTCGAGCCTCTCTTgggctgtgccaggggctgccTGCACTCCCTGGGTGAAGCTAGTGTTTATTCTCAGTCCTGCCGAGGCCCTCCGCCTCACATACCTTTCTTGGTGTCCCAGAAGACGCACTGACGGGCCACGTTCTGCAAAGACAGAGTGGGTTAGCGAGCAGGGTGGCCTCCCTCggtgaggaggagaggggaggggaatgctGGCTTACCTGGGGCAGTAGTCCGTGGGAGAAGGTGAGTTCTACACAGTCATTGAGTCCGGTGATTTGCCTGCCTCCCACTTTCACACTGACCATGACGTTGTCTAGCATGGTGCCTGTCTGGTCAGGGTCCTGCGGGACATTGGCATAGTTCCATGGCCACAGTTAGTCTGTACGCTTGAGGACCTCAAGCTCGCAAGGGTAGTAGAACCCGTACCCACTTAGCGcagagctctgtctctctctagtggAGACTCAGTGGTTGATGAGCCCCCTTGTCTAACAGGGCTGGATCCTTTAGCTCAGGTAGTCGAGGTTCATGCCTTTAGAGCCAGCAGTCCtaggcttgtttccctgctgctgccccaccGACGGGTGCAGCATCGCAATGCAGCCCTTGCGCTGCCATGGGTCCTATAAGACTCTGTATG
The DNA window shown above is from Natator depressus isolate rNatDep1 chromosome 12, rNatDep2.hap1, whole genome shotgun sequence and carries:
- the ADGRG3 gene encoding adhesion G protein-coupled receptor G3, yielding MVNLLHSMKYSFLVTTLSLLPLLDCVRGQDKCQALQKEPRGDSYPSCCDISLIEGDLPVQLESARKIMSIPASCEELLQENNTFCSCVRDKIHSFWPDFEEYLTGNDVNESIIDITGAKARVQNVRTSIAHDLVFTLTPNEVPKELDTSVKRNVSNIKLPRGLFQSIHNETDYVKVAVLVLDVGQVGLFKDPDQTGTMLDNVMVSVKVGGRQITGLNDCVELTFSHGLLPQNVARQCVFWDTKKGRHGGWNTSGCLTELRDRGTMCCCDHLTFFTLLMNPSLDNATAQKLFTIADVGCGISVVFSALNISLYFALRFAYKIFKSNDTAKIHVNLTSSLLLLNLAYLLNRRIFSLGHTGLCKGIGGFTHYSLLCCFTWMAIEAFQLYLLVIKVTNIYMRHYMAKLSLVGWGFPALVVTITGSMNSYGKYTIMDMANRTTVTLCWIDSAHLVVHYVTNCSYFGLILLFNTLVLVVVAWKLFSLQHVTAGKEEKIQAWKGGLTVLGLSCLLGGTWGLAFFTYGAMSVPAAYLFTVLNSLQGLFIFIWFAVLYYPKKGATTSSSSSGKNGKVTTASHS